One Gordonia sp. SID5947 genomic region harbors:
- the gnd gene encoding phosphogluconate dehydrogenase (NAD(+)-dependent, decarboxylating) produces MQLGLVGLGKMGANMRTRIQEAGHQVVGYDPRPEVSDVGSLSEMIAALETPRVIWVMVPSGDPTRSTVTELAGLLDAGDLVIDGGNSKYTDDLPNAQALGDKGIGYIDCGVSGGVWGLENGYGLMAGGSDDDVARAMPIFDALRPPGDRADGFVHAGPVGAGHYAKMVHNGVEYGLMHAYGEGYELLCAEPLITDVEGTLRAWTQGTVVRSWLLELLVRALQEDPGFSEISDYTTDSGEGRWTVEEAIRHSVPANVISAALFARFASRQDQGSPALKAVSALRNQFGGHAVTDKQGRSVGETGTPLAD; encoded by the coding sequence ATGCAACTCGGACTGGTCGGTCTCGGCAAGATGGGTGCCAACATGCGCACCCGGATCCAGGAGGCCGGACACCAGGTCGTCGGCTATGACCCACGGCCGGAGGTGTCCGACGTCGGCTCGCTCTCGGAGATGATCGCCGCGCTCGAGACGCCGAGGGTGATCTGGGTGATGGTGCCGTCGGGGGATCCGACGCGTTCCACGGTGACCGAACTCGCCGGCCTGCTCGATGCCGGTGACCTGGTGATCGACGGTGGAAATTCCAAGTACACCGATGACCTTCCGAATGCGCAGGCGTTGGGGGACAAGGGAATCGGTTACATCGACTGCGGTGTGTCGGGTGGCGTCTGGGGTCTGGAGAACGGCTACGGACTGATGGCAGGCGGCAGCGATGACGACGTCGCGCGGGCGATGCCGATCTTCGACGCACTGCGGCCACCCGGCGATCGTGCCGACGGTTTCGTCCACGCCGGTCCGGTCGGCGCAGGTCATTACGCCAAGATGGTGCACAACGGAGTCGAATACGGGCTGATGCACGCCTACGGTGAGGGCTACGAATTGCTCTGCGCCGAACCGCTGATCACCGATGTCGAGGGCACCCTCCGGGCATGGACGCAGGGGACTGTCGTGCGGTCCTGGCTGTTGGAACTGCTGGTCCGGGCATTGCAGGAGGATCCGGGATTCTCCGAGATCTCCGACTACACCACCGATTCCGGCGAGGGACGATGGACCGTCGAGGAGGCCATCCGGCATTCGGTGCCGGCAAACGTCATCTCGGCGGCGTTGTTCGCCCGATTCGCATCACGTCAGGATCAGGGATCACCGGCGCTGAAGGCGGTATCGGCGCTGCGTAACCAGTTCGGCGGACACGCGGTCACCGACAAGCAGGGGCGTTCGGTCGGCGAAACCGGTACGCCCCTCGCGGATTGA
- a CDS encoding DUF721 family protein has translation MSDDSAAPDRPDGTGSPSSGYELARQALEEARAAARAAGKSVGQGRSSPITGPRRTAGRRRRWSGSGPDGRDPQPLGRLAGHIAKERGWEPRIGEGTLFGMWEQIVGTDIATHARPTTLSDNVLHIQAESTAWATQLRYMQSTILAKIAAAVGDGMVTSLRITGPKAPSWRKGPKHISGRGPRDTYG, from the coding sequence ATGAGCGACGACTCGGCCGCGCCCGACCGGCCGGATGGCACCGGTTCACCGTCGTCCGGCTATGAACTCGCGCGACAGGCGCTCGAGGAGGCGCGTGCCGCTGCACGCGCCGCCGGCAAGTCCGTCGGCCAGGGACGTTCCTCGCCGATCACAGGTCCTCGCCGCACCGCAGGCCGCCGTCGGCGCTGGTCCGGCTCCGGCCCCGACGGTCGTGACCCACAGCCGCTGGGACGCCTTGCCGGCCACATCGCCAAGGAACGTGGCTGGGAGCCGCGTATCGGTGAGGGCACTCTGTTCGGCATGTGGGAGCAGATCGTCGGCACCGACATCGCCACGCACGCGCGGCCAACAACGCTGAGCGACAACGTCTTACACATCCAGGCCGAATCCACCGCGTGGGCCACACAGCTCCGGTACATGCAGTCGACCATCCTGGCGAAGATCGCCGCCGCCGTCGGTGACGGGATGGTGACGAGTCTGCGGATCACCGGTCCCAAGGCGCCGTCGTGGCGCAAGGGACCCAAACACATCTCCGGCCGGGGTCCGCGGGACACCTACGGTTGA
- the gyrB gene encoding DNA topoisomerase (ATP-hydrolyzing) subunit B, translated as MADTNDTNRSDSPAAKKNRKPKKSGEYGADSISILEGLEAVRKRPGMYIGSTGERGLHHLIWEVVDNSVDEAMAGHASRVDVTLLEDGGVQVVDDGRGIPVDMHKTGVPTVEVVMTQLHAGGKFDSEAYAVSGGLHGVGISVVNALSTKVELEINYGGFHWDQTYDYAKPGPLNQGEATRKTGTTVRFWPDAKIFESTTFSAETIARRLQEMAFLNKGLTITLTDNRLSDEAAVAEAEMEEGDDSAESIKSEAEKAQKAAKVRTRTYHYADGLIDYIKHLNRTKNAIHTSVIGFTAKGTGHELELAMQWNAGYSESVHTFANTINTHEGGTHEEGFRAALTSTVNKYAYDKKLLKEKDGKLTGDDIREGLAAVISVKVGDPQFEGQTKTKLGNTEVKSFVQKTCNEHLGHWFEANPAEAKTIVKKAVDSAQARLAARKARELVRRKTATDIGGLPGKLADCRSNDPSKCEVYIVEGDSAGGSAKSGRDSMYQAILPLRGKIINVEKARIDRVLKNTEVQSIITAFGTGIHDEFDISKLRYHKIVLMADADVDGQHISTLLLTLLFRFMRPLVEHGHVYLAQPPLYKLKWQKSEPEFAYSDRERDGLLEAGRAAGRKINTDDGIQRYKGLGEMNAKELWETTMDPSVRVLRQVTLDDAAAADELFSILMGEDVAARRSFIARNAKDVRFLDV; from the coding sequence GTGGCCGACACCAACGACACCAACCGGTCTGACAGCCCTGCGGCGAAGAAGAACCGGAAGCCGAAGAAGTCAGGCGAGTACGGCGCCGATTCCATCAGCATCCTCGAAGGTCTCGAAGCTGTCCGGAAAAGGCCCGGCATGTACATCGGGTCCACCGGCGAGCGAGGCCTCCATCACCTGATCTGGGAGGTCGTCGACAACTCGGTCGACGAGGCGATGGCCGGCCACGCGAGCCGAGTGGACGTCACCCTCCTCGAGGACGGCGGTGTCCAGGTGGTCGATGACGGCCGCGGCATTCCGGTGGACATGCACAAGACGGGTGTGCCCACCGTCGAGGTCGTCATGACGCAGCTGCACGCGGGCGGAAAGTTCGACTCCGAGGCCTACGCGGTCTCCGGTGGTCTGCACGGTGTGGGTATCTCCGTGGTCAACGCGTTGTCGACGAAGGTCGAACTCGAGATCAACTACGGCGGCTTCCACTGGGACCAGACCTACGATTACGCCAAGCCGGGTCCGCTCAACCAGGGTGAGGCGACCCGTAAGACCGGTACCACCGTCCGGTTCTGGCCGGATGCCAAGATCTTCGAATCCACCACGTTCAGTGCCGAGACGATCGCGCGTCGTCTGCAGGAGATGGCGTTTCTGAACAAGGGCCTGACCATCACCCTCACCGACAATCGTCTCAGTGACGAAGCGGCGGTTGCCGAGGCCGAGATGGAGGAGGGTGACGACTCTGCCGAGAGCATCAAGTCGGAGGCCGAGAAGGCGCAGAAGGCGGCCAAGGTCCGCACCCGGACCTACCACTATGCCGACGGCCTGATCGACTACATCAAGCACCTGAACCGCACCAAGAACGCGATCCACACGTCGGTGATCGGATTCACGGCCAAGGGCACCGGGCATGAGCTCGAGCTCGCGATGCAGTGGAACGCCGGCTATTCGGAGTCCGTCCACACCTTTGCGAACACGATCAACACCCACGAGGGTGGCACCCACGAAGAGGGTTTCCGCGCGGCGCTGACCAGCACGGTCAACAAGTACGCCTACGACAAGAAGCTCCTCAAGGAGAAAGACGGCAAGCTCACCGGCGACGACATCCGCGAAGGTCTCGCAGCGGTCATCTCGGTGAAGGTCGGCGATCCGCAGTTCGAGGGCCAGACCAAGACCAAACTCGGCAACACCGAGGTCAAGAGCTTTGTGCAGAAGACCTGCAACGAGCATCTCGGCCACTGGTTCGAGGCCAATCCGGCCGAGGCGAAGACCATCGTCAAGAAGGCGGTCGACTCGGCTCAAGCACGTCTCGCGGCCCGTAAGGCGCGAGAGTTGGTGCGTCGCAAGACCGCAACCGACATCGGCGGATTGCCCGGAAAGCTCGCCGATTGTCGCAGCAATGATCCCAGCAAGTGCGAGGTCTACATCGTCGAGGGCGATTCGGCGGGTGGCAGTGCCAAATCGGGCCGCGACTCCATGTATCAGGCGATCCTTCCGTTGCGCGGCAAGATCATCAACGTGGAGAAGGCACGGATCGACCGCGTGCTGAAGAACACCGAGGTCCAGTCGATCATCACGGCGTTCGGAACCGGCATCCACGACGAGTTCGACATCAGCAAGCTGCGCTATCACAAGATCGTGCTGATGGCCGATGCCGACGTCGACGGACAGCACATCTCCACGCTCCTGCTCACGCTGCTGTTCCGGTTCATGCGACCGCTCGTCGAACACGGACACGTCTACCTCGCGCAACCGCCGCTGTACAAACTCAAGTGGCAGAAGAGCGAGCCGGAATTCGCATATTCCGACCGCGAACGTGACGGCCTGCTGGAAGCCGGGCGAGCCGCGGGTCGCAAGATCAACACCGACGACGGCATCCAGCGCTACAAGGGTCTCGGCGAGATGAATGCGAAGGAACTGTGGGAGACCACGATGGATCCCTCGGTTCGCGTGCTTCGTCAGGTGACCCTCGACGATGCGGCCGCCGCCGACGAACTGTTCTCGATCCTGATGGGTGAGGACGTGGCCGCGCGCCGCAGCTTCATCGCCCGTAACGCCAAAGATGTTCGCTTCCTGGACGTCTGA
- the gyrA gene encoding DNA gyrase subunit A: MTDTTLPPADGAGDRIEPVDLGQEMQNSYIDYAMSVIVGRALPEVRDGLKPVHRRLLYASFDAGFRPDRSYVKSAKPVAETMGNYHPHGDSAIYDALVRLAQPWSMRYPLIDGQGNFGSRGNDGAAAMRYTEARLTPLAMEMLRDIDKETVDFTPNYDGKTNEPTVLPSRIPNLLINGSGGIAVGMATNIPPHNLNEVAAAVFWALDNPDADDEALLAACMDCVKGPDFPTAALIVGGQGIKDAYTTGRGSVRMRSVVDIEENKGTTTLVVTELPYQVNPDNLIQSIAEQVNEGKLKGISRIEDQSSDRAGMRIVVTLRRDAVAKVVLNNLYKHSQLQTSFGVNMLSIVDGVPRTLRLDQMIRYYVAHQIDVIVRRTRYLLRKAEERAHILRGLVKALDALDEVIALIRASANTESARTGLMDLLEIDEIQADAILAMQLRRLSALERQKIVDELAEIEREIADYKDILDKPERQRAIVRDELAEVVEKYGDERRTKIIAADGDVSDEDLIAREDVVVTITETGYAKRTRTDLYRSQRRGGKGVQGAGLKQDDIVKHFFVSSTHDWILFFTTKGRVYRAKAYELPEANRTARGQHVANLLAFQPEERIAQVIQLKTYQDAPYLVLATRNGLVKKSKLEDFDSNRSGGIAAINLRGEDELVGAQLCSADDDLLLVSQKGQSIRFHADDEALRPMGRQTSGVQGMRFNGDDELLSLNVVREGTYLLVATSGGYAKRTAMDDYPVQGRGGKGVLTIQHDRRRGEIVGALIVDDDSELYAITSGGGVIRTGAKQVRRAGRQTKGVRLMNLGEGTTLLAIARNADEPDEELDGSAGSGK, translated from the coding sequence ATGACTGACACCACGCTGCCACCCGCCGACGGGGCCGGCGACCGGATCGAACCGGTCGACCTCGGCCAGGAGATGCAGAACAGCTACATCGATTACGCGATGAGCGTGATCGTGGGTCGCGCACTCCCGGAGGTCCGCGACGGACTCAAGCCGGTGCACCGCCGACTGCTCTACGCGTCCTTCGACGCGGGTTTCCGACCCGATCGTAGTTACGTGAAATCGGCCAAACCCGTTGCGGAGACGATGGGTAACTATCACCCGCACGGTGATAGCGCCATCTACGACGCGTTGGTACGCCTGGCGCAGCCGTGGTCGATGCGCTATCCGCTCATCGACGGGCAGGGCAACTTCGGATCCCGTGGCAACGACGGTGCGGCCGCCATGCGTTACACCGAGGCCCGTCTCACGCCACTGGCCATGGAGATGCTGCGCGATATCGACAAGGAGACAGTCGATTTCACGCCCAACTACGATGGCAAGACCAACGAGCCGACTGTTCTTCCGTCGCGTATCCCGAATCTGCTGATCAACGGATCCGGCGGTATCGCGGTGGGTATGGCGACCAATATTCCGCCGCACAACCTGAACGAGGTTGCCGCCGCGGTCTTCTGGGCCCTCGACAATCCGGACGCCGACGACGAGGCTTTGCTCGCCGCGTGCATGGATTGCGTCAAGGGCCCCGATTTCCCCACCGCTGCACTCATCGTCGGCGGCCAGGGGATCAAGGACGCCTACACCACCGGGCGCGGCAGCGTCCGGATGCGCAGCGTCGTCGACATCGAGGAGAACAAGGGCACCACGACCCTCGTCGTCACCGAGCTGCCGTACCAGGTCAACCCCGACAACCTGATCCAATCGATCGCCGAGCAGGTCAACGAAGGAAAGCTCAAGGGCATCAGCAGGATCGAGGATCAGTCCTCGGACCGTGCGGGTATGCGCATCGTCGTCACGTTGCGCCGCGACGCCGTGGCGAAGGTCGTCCTGAACAACCTGTACAAGCACAGCCAGCTGCAGACCAGCTTCGGTGTCAACATGCTGTCCATCGTCGACGGTGTGCCGCGGACCCTGCGTCTCGATCAGATGATCCGGTACTACGTGGCGCACCAGATCGACGTGATCGTGCGGCGGACCCGGTACTTGCTGCGCAAGGCCGAAGAACGTGCCCACATCCTGCGTGGTCTCGTCAAAGCGCTCGACGCGCTCGACGAGGTGATCGCATTGATCCGTGCGTCGGCCAACACCGAGTCCGCGCGCACCGGACTGATGGACCTGCTGGAGATCGACGAGATCCAGGCAGATGCCATCCTCGCGATGCAGCTGCGCAGGCTCTCTGCCTTGGAGCGGCAGAAGATCGTCGACGAACTCGCCGAGATCGAGCGTGAGATCGCCGATTACAAGGACATCCTGGACAAGCCGGAGCGGCAGCGGGCAATCGTTCGCGACGAGCTCGCCGAGGTGGTCGAGAAGTACGGCGACGAGCGTCGCACCAAGATCATCGCCGCTGACGGTGACGTCTCCGACGAGGATCTGATCGCACGCGAAGACGTCGTCGTGACGATCACCGAGACCGGTTATGCCAAGCGGACCAGGACCGATCTCTATCGCAGTCAGCGCCGTGGCGGCAAGGGCGTGCAAGGTGCCGGCCTCAAGCAGGACGACATCGTCAAGCACTTCTTCGTCAGCTCGACACACGACTGGATTCTGTTCTTCACCACCAAGGGACGCGTGTACCGCGCCAAGGCGTACGAGTTGCCCGAGGCGAACCGCACGGCTCGTGGCCAGCACGTGGCCAACTTGCTGGCCTTCCAGCCGGAGGAGCGGATCGCACAGGTCATTCAGTTGAAGACCTATCAGGATGCGCCGTATCTGGTGCTCGCCACCCGCAACGGGCTCGTCAAGAAGTCCAAGCTGGAAGACTTCGACTCGAACCGTTCAGGCGGCATCGCAGCCATCAATCTGCGCGGTGAGGACGAGCTCGTCGGCGCGCAGTTGTGCAGTGCCGATGACGATCTGCTGCTGGTGTCGCAGAAGGGGCAGTCGATCCGATTCCACGCCGATGACGAAGCACTGCGGCCGATGGGTCGACAGACCTCCGGTGTGCAGGGCATGCGTTTCAACGGCGACGACGAACTCCTGTCGCTCAACGTGGTCCGCGAGGGCACCTACCTGCTGGTCGCGACCTCCGGTGGCTACGCGAAGCGGACCGCGATGGACGATTACCCCGTCCAGGGGCGCGGCGGCAAGGGCGTGTTGACCATCCAGCACGACCGTCGGCGTGGCGAGATCGTCGGTGCGTTGATAGTCGACGATGATTCGGAGTTGTACGCGATCACGTCGGGTGGAGGGGTGATCCGGACCGGTGCCAAGCAGGTCCGACGTGCTGGTCGGCAGACCAAGGGTGTGCGCCTGATGAACCTGGGCGAGGGCACCACGTTGCTCGCGATAGCCCGCAACGCGGACGAACCGGACGAAGAACTCGATGGATCGGCGGGTTCGGGCAAGTAG
- a CDS encoding DUF3566 domain-containing protein, producing the protein MPVSSPNTPDDKKPTNGDVGPHAASGPGAQAPGASGAGSGPNSHGSAHGPASGPGGLVPPWQRGPNGTAAGQAPTGPNGSPQHGDGSNGTAHQPGPPPRGIVSATAAASMAGQQAPITKLDDPRGDSASSNFRGESSGPRGSTATATEETEKFVESPTRHIERDELPGEKLPNLDAIHHVNSPSGTSSTQQTSTRSAPTSIGGRPLRAAVQIRRIDPWATFKIAAVLSVAGFLIWMISVAVLYLILDGMGVWDQVNSSFGTLVTADGSSSEGDIIGAGSVFGWAVLLGAINAILLTALATIGAYIYNLCADMIGGAEVTLADLD; encoded by the coding sequence ATGCCAGTGAGCTCACCGAACACACCGGACGACAAGAAGCCGACAAACGGGGATGTCGGTCCTCATGCGGCCTCTGGTCCGGGTGCACAGGCGCCCGGTGCTTCCGGAGCCGGTAGTGGACCGAATTCGCATGGATCGGCTCACGGTCCGGCGAGCGGTCCCGGAGGTCTCGTGCCGCCGTGGCAGCGGGGCCCCAACGGCACCGCCGCCGGGCAGGCGCCGACCGGGCCGAATGGATCACCGCAGCACGGCGACGGGTCCAACGGCACCGCACATCAGCCGGGTCCGCCACCGCGGGGCATCGTGAGTGCCACGGCGGCCGCCAGCATGGCAGGCCAGCAGGCCCCGATCACCAAGCTCGACGATCCCCGTGGCGATTCGGCGTCGTCGAACTTCCGCGGTGAATCGAGTGGGCCGCGGGGGAGTACTGCGACCGCCACCGAGGAGACGGAGAAGTTCGTCGAGTCACCGACTCGGCACATCGAGCGCGACGAACTGCCCGGGGAGAAGCTGCCGAACCTCGATGCCATCCACCATGTGAACTCGCCGTCCGGCACGTCCAGCACGCAGCAGACGAGCACCCGCTCGGCGCCGACGTCGATCGGCGGCCGGCCGCTCCGTGCGGCCGTCCAGATCCGCCGTATCGACCCGTGGGCGACTTTCAAGATCGCCGCTGTGTTGTCCGTGGCCGGCTTCCTGATCTGGATGATCTCGGTGGCCGTGCTCTATCTGATCCTCGACGGCATGGGGGTGTGGGACCAGGTCAACAGTTCGTTCGGAACGCTGGTCACCGCAGATGGATCCAGCAGCGAGGGTGACATCATCGGGGCAGGCTCGGTGTTCGGTTGGGCGGTGCTCCTGGGTGCCATCAACGCGATCCTGCTGACCGCGCTCGCGACCATCGGCGCCTACATCTACAACCTCTGCGCCGACATGATCGGTGGCGCCGAGGTGACGCTCGCGGATCTGGACTGA
- a CDS encoding enoyl-CoA hydratase produces MRKFAIWLLVVSVSAMTLLGAGAAVAQPQLPRVGYGDNFGMFGDHDFCRGSVNIGLTSPKGKRGVTRVTATSFGFTGDGKGWAKNPRCRVLLMTTHLSANAFYKQTFIPATFGPRRGERVVKDIFTGSGPVQFTIASYARGTAVRSPQSYGTGWVILVP; encoded by the coding sequence ATGCGCAAGTTCGCTATTTGGTTGCTCGTTGTCAGCGTTAGTGCGATGACGCTGCTAGGTGCGGGGGCCGCTGTTGCACAGCCTCAACTGCCGCGCGTCGGCTATGGCGACAACTTCGGAATGTTCGGCGATCACGATTTCTGCCGCGGAAGCGTGAACATAGGGCTGACCTCGCCGAAGGGTAAGCGAGGCGTCACAAGGGTGACCGCGACGTCCTTTGGCTTCACCGGAGACGGCAAGGGATGGGCTAAGAATCCCAGGTGCCGAGTGTTGTTGATGACAACGCACCTGAGTGCCAACGCCTTCTACAAGCAGACGTTCATTCCGGCTACGTTTGGTCCGCGGCGTGGAGAGCGGGTGGTTAAGGACATCTTCACTGGTTCCGGACCAGTTCAGTTCACCATTGCGTCGTACGCTCGTGGGACCGCTGTCCGGTCGCCACAATCTTATGGCACTGGCTGGGTGATCCTGGTTCCCTGA